The following proteins are encoded in a genomic region of Saccharopolyspora antimicrobica:
- a CDS encoding pyridoxal phosphate-dependent decarboxylase family protein, which produces MHVDSRELLERTAAHAAEFLAGLGSRPVAPGGSTAALREALGRSLPEEGMDDVRVVDELVRDTADGLLASAGGRFFGWVIGGGVPAAIAADWLTATWDQNAAMHACGPAVAVVEEVTGEWLKELLGLPSSASYAFTTGAQSAHVTALAAARHKLLADRGWDVERRGLAGAPALRVLTSGQQHASIDRAVRLLGLGTDQLHAVGADAEGRIDLVALERELAEADGPVVVCLQAGEINTGSFDPFEEACALAAARGAWVHVDGAFGLWAAVSDRHRHLLSGAGGADSWTTDAHKWLNVPFDSGLVFVRHPSAHRAAMSTRASYLVHAADTAAEDGTAPARDQLDWNPEWSRRARAVPVYAAIRSLGRRGIAAMIDRCVGHAHRLVAGIGSLPGVEVLARPVINQGLVRFTAADGDHDARTDRVIGLVQRGGAAWFGGTTWNGVRAMRISVVNWRTDDQDVDRAVAAVRAALG; this is translated from the coding sequence ATGCACGTTGATTCGCGGGAACTTCTGGAGCGGACTGCGGCGCATGCCGCCGAATTCCTGGCGGGGCTCGGCTCGCGGCCGGTGGCTCCGGGCGGGAGCACGGCTGCGTTGCGGGAGGCGCTGGGACGTTCCTTGCCCGAGGAGGGCATGGACGACGTTCGGGTCGTCGACGAGCTGGTTCGCGACACGGCCGACGGGTTGTTGGCCAGCGCTGGCGGGCGGTTCTTCGGCTGGGTGATCGGTGGTGGTGTGCCAGCGGCGATCGCGGCGGACTGGCTCACCGCGACGTGGGACCAGAACGCCGCGATGCACGCTTGCGGGCCTGCCGTGGCGGTGGTCGAAGAAGTGACCGGGGAGTGGCTGAAGGAACTGCTCGGGCTGCCGAGTTCCGCTTCGTACGCGTTCACCACGGGTGCGCAGTCGGCGCACGTGACCGCGTTGGCCGCCGCGCGCCACAAGTTGCTGGCCGATCGCGGGTGGGACGTGGAACGGCGGGGCCTGGCCGGAGCCCCGGCCTTGCGGGTGCTGACCTCGGGGCAGCAGCACGCCTCGATCGACCGGGCTGTGCGGCTGCTCGGTCTGGGAACCGATCAGCTGCACGCGGTGGGAGCCGACGCCGAGGGCCGGATCGATCTCGTCGCGCTGGAGCGGGAACTCGCGGAGGCGGACGGGCCGGTGGTGGTGTGCCTGCAGGCCGGGGAGATCAACACCGGGTCGTTCGACCCGTTCGAGGAGGCTTGTGCACTGGCCGCTGCCAGGGGCGCGTGGGTGCACGTCGACGGCGCGTTCGGGTTGTGGGCCGCGGTCAGCGACCGGCACCGGCACCTGTTGTCCGGGGCAGGCGGTGCGGATTCGTGGACCACCGACGCGCACAAGTGGCTCAACGTGCCGTTCGATTCGGGCCTGGTCTTCGTCCGGCACCCGTCGGCGCACCGCGCTGCGATGTCGACGCGCGCGAGCTACCTGGTGCACGCCGCCGACACCGCCGCGGAGGACGGGACGGCACCGGCTCGCGACCAGCTGGACTGGAACCCGGAGTGGTCCCGGCGTGCGCGGGCGGTGCCCGTCTACGCCGCGATCCGGTCCCTGGGGCGGCGGGGCATCGCGGCGATGATCGACCGCTGCGTCGGCCACGCGCACCGGCTCGTGGCCGGGATCGGCTCTCTGCCGGGCGTCGAAGTGCTCGCCCGGCCGGTGATCAACCAGGGCCTGGTGCGCTTCACCGCGGCCGACGGAGATCACGATGCCCGCACCGACCGGGTCATCGGTCTGGTGCAACGAGGTGGTGCGGCCTGGTTCGGCGGCACCACCTGGAACGGCGTGCGCGCCATGCGGATCTCCGTGGTGAACTGGCGGACCGACGACCAGGACGTCGACCGCGCGGTGGCCGCCGTCCGCGCCGCGCTCGGCTGA
- a CDS encoding Shedu immune nuclease family protein, producing MEQVEERAVDPDVKAAIADAIRYLHSGRSQKRRGGRELVRLLEIARLRASEESEWHVVRQVQDSLDYLDGSLLRPDFEEYYRIHQDGPRNELNRDYVAHTFAAAYHFLEWHYRKILENRRTATVDEVLQQLIDLSNDGRFVDAPAERPGRYRIVRGRAEMALWLERVLRYRIEVEDPTGDSRRIVSSADALAVLADDEDGLALLRAAELKRQAESLAEIRRIAEDPDATEHAMQTKLEEQPWIFGGRFVGADARRRLVSGDEIDIPLIRADGSLHVVELKRSRGASIVKRHRNAWVPTAEVHDAVSQVVNYLVGLDEHRQRIYEEFGIETRRASGLVLIGYPAGDTDAAEEDVNEALRLFNAHLSRIEVMTYKDLLDNADRALGWT from the coding sequence TTGGAGCAGGTCGAGGAGCGTGCAGTCGATCCGGATGTCAAGGCTGCGATCGCGGACGCGATCCGCTACCTGCACAGCGGTCGCAGTCAGAAGCGGAGAGGCGGTCGCGAGCTGGTCCGACTCCTGGAGATCGCTCGGCTTCGCGCTTCGGAGGAATCCGAGTGGCACGTCGTGCGGCAGGTTCAGGATTCTCTCGACTACCTGGACGGATCGCTGCTCAGGCCTGACTTCGAGGAGTACTACCGCATCCACCAGGACGGGCCGCGGAATGAGCTGAACCGCGACTACGTCGCGCACACGTTCGCGGCGGCGTACCACTTCTTGGAGTGGCATTACCGGAAGATCCTGGAGAATCGGCGAACCGCGACAGTCGACGAGGTGCTGCAGCAGCTCATCGATCTCAGCAACGACGGGAGGTTCGTCGACGCCCCAGCGGAACGTCCCGGCCGCTACCGGATCGTCCGGGGACGTGCGGAGATGGCTCTCTGGCTGGAACGCGTGCTCCGGTACCGGATCGAGGTCGAAGACCCGACTGGGGACTCGCGCCGGATCGTCAGTTCGGCGGATGCGCTCGCCGTTCTCGCCGACGATGAAGATGGCCTGGCTCTGCTCAGAGCCGCCGAGCTGAAACGCCAGGCCGAGAGCCTCGCGGAGATCCGAAGGATCGCCGAGGACCCGGACGCCACGGAACACGCGATGCAGACGAAGCTCGAAGAACAACCGTGGATCTTCGGCGGTCGTTTCGTGGGGGCTGACGCTCGTCGCCGTCTGGTGTCCGGTGACGAGATCGACATCCCGCTGATCCGTGCGGACGGGAGTCTGCACGTCGTAGAGCTCAAGCGGTCGAGGGGAGCGTCGATCGTCAAGCGGCACCGGAATGCCTGGGTGCCCACCGCCGAGGTTCACGATGCGGTGTCGCAGGTGGTCAACTACCTGGTGGGGCTCGATGAGCACCGTCAGCGCATCTACGAGGAGTTCGGCATCGAGACCAGGCGCGCGAGCGGGCTGGTCCTCATCGGGTACCCGGCGGGCGACACGGATGCCGCGGAAGAGGACGTCAACGAGGCCCTTCGCTTGTTCAACGCGCACTTGAGCCGAATCGAGGTCATGACCTACAAGGACCTCCTCGACAATGCCGATCGTGCGCTGGGCTGGACGTGA